The sequence ATTTACCAACATAGAAGcattaaaattgtataattataaatacatagATTATTTGTTTGTTAGCTATAAGGATACATAACGTTATTAGAAATAGGCAGTCGATAATCGTTTAACTAAATCTAGGAAATTATCCATCATCATACAACAAACTATTTAATAATTCAGGAGTTTCTGGTTGTTTCAAACAAAGAGATAATTTATCTTGCAAAtttgttgaatatttattttgttccaATTGGCCAAGATCACGATCTAGTATCGTTTCAATTTCTTCATCGATGTACAaagaattttcatatatttttgtaaCATATGAACTACTTTGTTGCGTAGAATTTATCGTTTCGTttattgtattttgtaattcaatCTCTGACATATTTAtcgtatgaaaattatttaattcggCTGGTACATCACAGTCGACAATTTGATTATCGTATTGAGCCTCCCTTCTTAAATCGGTCAAAGAAGCAGATATCTGATGATATTTCACCTGATGTACTTTTAAATTACCAGTTTGCGAAAATGTTTTTAAACAAAACGTACAATGATAAGGTCTCTCCCCGGTATGGCACCGTGAATGTCTTTGCAATTTATATTTTGTCACAAATTGCTTACCACATTCCGAACACATAAACGAGTTATTTTCTGTTGGCAAGTTTTGATTATTAACAGATTGTTCCATATCCATATGAAAACTTATCATATGAGATTTCAATGACACTTTATAACGAAACGACTGATGACAATTGGCGCAACgaaattctttctttccttcatgTCTCTCTttatgtttcattaatatttcttgTTGATTGAATGACATTTTacaaatctaaaaatatttcaaagatttcTTAAAACCTGTCACATATACATGACTATATAATAAAAACATATAATTACTATACAACCATAACAGTCTTTCTATTACTAACATTACAAACAAAAGGCCTTTGTCCAGTGTGAATACGTTTATGTCTGATTAAATGAGCCTGACATCTAAAGCTTTTAGCACATATTGGACATACATTTTTCCTTATTCCATCTTTGTTTAAAGTACTTTTAGGTACTGTCTCATTTACTTTCAATTGACATAACATATCCTAAAACAAAGTTCAATTAGATTAAATATGTTTAACAAATAATATAGGAAGTCAAAAATTATGCTTATACCTCTGCAAAATCAATTTCCAATGATGGAGCTGCCAGCTGTTTTTGTACATTTGCTACCATTAAATAAAACTCATCGAATACATAAATTTTTTGCTCACAATCTATACAGACATATTTAGAAAATGCGTCGGAATTAGAGATATTTATTACCTGGAATATGAACATTGTTAAATTATTGTTGGGAAAAAGATaatgaaatttggaatttattaAAACTATACCTCCTTAGAGAAATACTTGTTTATAATTGACATTAATACAGTTCCTTTAACTTTGTCAGCCAATAAATCTGTGCCCTGTTGTTTTTCTTTGCCACAAAGACGACATAATTTTATGTTTGTTTTATGCAACATCAttgtgttcttttctttttatagacTTACTGATATAtgcttataattaataaattccaTACACGTAAGTTAAAACATGTTAGATTATTCGATGTCAGTGGCCACCCATAGCCACCGCGCAAGACACGACCATTGCAacatctatacaaaaacagcTGAAACTACTTAATAGTTTACCAACCGAAATATctataattcaataattaattttccttcaaatttttaattattaaaagcaTAATATTAAACTAGTTCAATCTTATACACGGTTCAAATTACGCGGGtaggtaaatttaaaaaaaaaaaaacggaacaGCGCCATCTAGCGGATGGGGATTCGAACTAACGATTTCTAATAGGAGAGCAGAAAGAGCAAGGAGGTATACCAGGAGGTATACTATGCATACCCAgggaaaaatcattaataactcaTTTTCTAGAAACAATTTATGAACCTTTATGATTTATTCTTAAACTACATGCTTGTAGCTACTTTCACATATAGGTTTTGTAAAGATTTTGCCAGTAATTAATTAGTTATAGCAATTTTAAGATCGACCGCCCGATCCGCGCTTACGGACGGTGGGGAACTTTTATAGGTTTCTGCTTTCCGGTGATCAATTTCTGTAATTAAACGATCGAGGAATAAAGAATAGTATCTTAGCTTTCTTCCAATATAGGTTTTATGAATAGCctgtaagtaattaattaattattagcaATTTTTGGAGTAACCGCTCCTACAGATTCAAGTCGCCGCTCCTATAATtgcttataattaattaattactaggTAGATTCTCATATAACCGGTATATGAAAGTTGCTGCAAGTATGTagattaaaaatcaattataaatgttCATAAATTGTTCCTAGAAAAtgagttattaatgatttttctcTGCATACGCATGGTGAGATAAATTTTTAGTTCCGATCCCATCTGCAAGATGGCgctgtaaaattttaaaacatcgaCAGCAAAaggaaaaatcattaataactctTTTTTGACAAACAATTTATGAACCTTTATGACTTATTCTTAATCTACATATTCGCAGCAACTTTCTCATACCGGTTATATGAGAATTTagttagtaattaattaattataagcaATTATAGGAGTGGGCGGCTCGAACCTACAGGAACGGCCACTCCAaaaattactaataattaagtaattacTTACAGGCTATTCATAAAACCTATATTGGAAGAAAGCTAAGATGCTATTCTTTATTCTTCGATCGTTTAATTACAGAAATTGATCACCGGAAAGCAGAAAACTATAAAAGTTCCCCACCATCCGTAAGCGCGGATCGAGCGGTCGATCTTAAAATTGCTGTAACTAATTAATTACTGgcaaaatttttacaaaacCTATATGTGAAAGTAGCTACAAGCATGTAGCTTAAGAATAAATCATAAAGGTTCATAAATTGTTTCTAGAAAAtgagttattaatgatttttcccTGGGTATGcatagtataccttctggtatACCTCCTTGCTCTTTCTGTTTTCCTATTAGAAATCGTTAGTTCGAATCCCCGTCCGCTAGATGGCGCTGTTCCAGATATTTTTTACCCGCGTAATTTGAACCGTGTATAAGATTGAACTAGTTtaatattatgtttttaataatta comes from Osmia lignaria lignaria isolate PbOS001 chromosome 8, iyOsmLign1, whole genome shotgun sequence and encodes:
- the LOC117606810 gene encoding uncharacterized protein LOC117606810, which gives rise to MMLHKTNIKLCRLCGKEKQQGTDLLADKVKGTVLMSIINKYFSKEVINISNSDAFSKYVCIDCEQKIYVFDEFYLMVANVQKQLAAPSLEIDFAEDMLCQLKVNETVPKSTLNKDGIRKNVCPICAKSFRCQAHLIRHKRIHTGQRPFVCNICKMSFNQQEILMKHKERHEGKKEFRCANCHQSFRYKVSLKSHMISFHMDMEQSVNNQNLPTENNSFMCSECGKQFVTKYKLQRHSRCHTGERPYHCTFCLKTFSQTGNLKVHQVKYHQISASLTDLRREAQYDNQIVDCDVPAELNNFHTINMSEIELQNTINETINSTQQSSSYVTKIYENSLYIDEEIETILDRDLGQLEQNKYSTNLQDKLSLCLKQPETPELLNSLLYDDG